The genomic region AGAGATCGCACTGACGGTGAAATGATTACCTGTCCTGCTAAAATCAAACAGCCAAATTTTGGTAAATAATTAATCAGTTGTAAAGCACCTCATAAATAGGTCAAGCTTGAGTGGATCGCTTTTTATGTTTTATCACCTAAAACAATCGCATCGATTGAATAGGGATTTGAATAAATTTAGCACTGTCGGCTTGATCTATTGTTTTGTGTGCTCAATGCAAAATGTATCATGAAGCGGATAAATAATCGCTCAACACATTGAATAATTTTTCCTGGATCGTCACATCGTATTAATGGATATCAATAACTACTTATCATGACGATCCATTAAATCGACACAAAAAATTATCGTTCTCAGAAGAAAAGTAAGATTCCAATAAAAATATCTTGATAATAAAATGCTTAAAAGATATTTTCCTCGCTCATAAAAATAGATGAATTAATACAAATTTGATTTGCAATTTTTACTCATTGAGAAGGAAAATAATGAAACAAGTATTTATTTTATCTTGCATTTTGTTTTTTTATACTGGCAGTTCCCTGGCACAAAAAAACAATCCGGATATTAAATCTCAGGCGGCTCTCGTTTTTAATGCACAAAATGAGTACGTCATCTACGACAAGAATGCCGATAAGGTTATGCCCATTGCTTCCATTACCAAATTGATGACGGCCATAGTTACGCTGGATGCACGTTTATCACCGAATGAAATCATCACGATAGAGAATGCTGATGTTGACAAGCTAAAGTACACCACTTCCCGTTTACCCGTAGGCAGTAAGCTTTCTAGACATGAGTTGTTGAAGTTATCATTGATGTCCTCAGAAAACCGCGCAGCGGCAGCGTTAGGGCGCACCTACCCTGGTGGTACTCAGGCATTTGTGAATGCCATGAACATCAAAGCCAAACAAATGGGTATGATTAGCAGCCGATTTGTCGAACCCACAGGATTAAGCAGTAACAATGTAGCGACTGCACGCGATTTGGCCAAACTGGTCGCTGCCTCCAATCGCTATACGGTAATACGCGAATTCTCCACCGCATCACAACATTCCGTATCTCCGGGAAACAAACGCGGTCAGTTGCAATATGTCAATTCCAATAGCTTAGTGCGCAGCCAGAACTGGACTATCGATGTTTCCAAAACCGGATACCTGAATGAGGCCGGGCGCTGTCTAGTCATGCACGCCAAAATTTCCGGGCAGCCCGTTGTTATCGTGCTTCTTAATTCATGGGGTAAAAATACGCGTATCGGTGACGCAAATCGTGTCAAGAAATGGATAGAAAGCAATCCAGGTCGCAAACAAGTATAGCGAAATCAAACCAAACTAAGCCAACTGGTAAATTTCACTGTATTTAGTGGTTAAGTAATGAATAAAATGTTCCGGATTCAAAGCTTCACCGGTTACACGCTGCACAAGCTCTTGTGGCGTGTAAAGTCTGCCTTGGCGGTGAATTTTTTCGTTTAACCAGCTTTTAATCGGCGCAAAATTTCCTGTTGTAATGTTTGTTTCCGTCTCCGGTTGCTCGCTCTTTAAGGTGTTATAAAACTGACAGGCATATATCGCACCCAATGTATACGAAGGAAAATACCCAAACGCCCCGCCGCTCCAATGCGAATCCTGCAATACGCCCAACGTATCCGTGGGCGGCGTAATTCCCAGATATTTCTGCATTAATTCATTCCAAATCCCGGGTAAATCATCGACCCGTATCGAATCGTCAAACAGACCCTTTTCGATCTCGTAGCGCAATATGACATGCAACGGATAAGTCATCTCATCCGCTTCCACACGGATAAAACCCGGCTTACACGTATTGATCGCACGATAAAACGAATCCACAGTGGCGGATTTCAGATTATCGGGAAATGTGGCCCGGATCGTCTCGAAATAATGCAGGCAGAATGGCTTACCCTGAGCAATCATGCGTTCCCAAAACAATGATTGGGATTCATGAATTCCCATCGTTAAGGATTCCGCGGCCGGCACATCACCCAACTCATACGGGCGTCCCTGTTCGTACAGTGCATGACCGGTTTCATGAATTACCGAATACAATGATTCGATAAAGTCACTATCCTTATAACGCGTTGTAATCCGCACATCGGTGGGATGACTGCCACCGCAAAAAGGATGCACCGACACATCGATCCGACCTTGTTGAATATTAAAACCGATATCCTGGCTGATTTTACGTGCCAACGCTTCCTGTTTATCGAGCGCAAACCTGCCCTGCAGGAATGACGTATCCGGTTGTTGAGGATGATTTTGAATAGCTTCGATCAACGGTATCAGCGTCTGCTTCAAGCGCTCGAACAGGGGTGTGATCATGTCCATCGTGGTGCCGCGCTCAAACAGATCGATATTGGCGTCATAAGGTCTCAAATCGGGCGATACACACTGCGCCCACTCGGTCTTCAATGCCAGGAAACGTTTCAACACCGGCGCAAAATCGGAAAATTTATTCTCTTGCCGCGCCATCACCCAAACACCCTGCCCGCGCGAACCCAACTCTGTCAGCTCCTGCACCAACCGCTTCGGCACTTTGATTTCCAACTCATAACTGTGCAGCGCTTCACGGATATTGCAGCGTTCAACTTCACTCAAGCAATCTGAATTTTTTTCTTTCAACTCATTCAAGCAATCCCCCAGCGCAGAATCAGTCATGCGCTCATGAATCACCCCCGCCAGCGCAGCCATCTGTTTCGCGCGCGCCTCACCGGCGCCTGCAGGCATCATCACTTCCTGATCCCACCCCAGCGTACTCATCACGCCATTTAAATGGGCAATTTCTTCCAATTTTTGCACTAAATTTTGATAATGTTGATCCATAGTCATTTCGCTCTTTAATCAAACCGCAGATATTACAATAATCCCCTAATCTCAAGGAATAACGCTAAAATTACACACTCACCATCATACAACTTTAATACTAGCCATTCACATCGCCATGCTCTGGATTAAATCACTGCACATTATTTTCATGGTCACCTGGTTCGCGGGACTATTCTACCTTCCACGTTTGTTTGTTTATCACGCGATGTGCGAAGACCAACCCGGCAGAGAGCGCTTCAAGATCATGGAGCGCAAACTGTATTATGGCATCATGACCCCCGGCGCGGTGCTAACTGTAGTGTTCGGCGTGTGGCTTTGGCTGGGCTACGGTTTCTCGGGAAGCTGGTTGTACGCCAAGCTGGCATTGGTATTGATACTGATCATCTATCATTATTACTGCGGAAAATATGTTAAAGCGTTTAAAAACAATGCCAATCAGCATGGTCACGTATTTTACCGCTGGTTCAATGAATTTCCAGTGTTAGTTTTGTTTGCGGTGGTGATACTGGTGGTGGTTAAGCCTGACCTGATGATAGTGATTTCCGGGTTATTTGAGTAGCGACCAAAGCGCAAGACAGACTCCATCTCTCCAACCCAGACCACCATGCATCGATTCCCATTGAAGTTCATCACTGGTCAGCGTTTCCCCTGCTTTGCAAGTTACTAGCCTTTTCAGGTCATAATCCATTCGATGCACCTTATCGGTACTGCTTTTCAACTATCCTGACTAATAGAAACTTCAATTTTACAACCAAGAACGGCTGCAAATTTCTCTAAAGTCGATAGTTTGATATCTTCGGCATGATTTTCGATTCTCGATATTGCTGATTTCTTTGTGTTAAGTTTCTCAGCAATCTGTTCTTGTGTTAGCCCGGAGGCTTCTCTGGCTTGTCGAAGCAGCACACCTATTTTAAAAGCCTGATAGCCTTCTTCATAATTCTCATTAAATGCAACATCAACCGCCTTCCGCTTGCTGACATATTTTCTTAAATCACTCATGATTATTTTCTCCTTTTGAGATATTCTTTCTTACGCGCTTCGGCGATCAGAATTTCTTTTGCAGGCGTTTTTTGTGTTTTTTTCTGAAAAGCATGATTTAGAATCACCACTTGCTTGCCTTCCAGAAAACCCAATAATCGAAAAATGTTATTTCCTGCTTGAATTCGAACTTCCCATAAATCATCAGTATTCACCAGTTTCTTAAAATACTGCGCAGGAATAACTTCCAGATCTTCAATCAACTGCAATACCCAAGTTACTTTTTGCACTTGCTCTCCCGATAAGGAATCCAAAAAATCTTCTACCGGACAAGCGCCTGACTCCGATCGGTAAAAATGAATCGTTCTCATTGTATGATGTTAACATACAAGTTAACCAACGACAATTGGGGCGACACAAACTTATTGATCAATTGGTAAATTCCTCACTACGATGTGATACCTACGAATTGTTACGATTGTATGAGATTCGGATTATCTAGTACTGGTTCTGTTTTCGGTGGTGATATTGGTAGTAATTAGACCTAATGTGGATGCAGTTGATTTCTGATATTCAACTTGATCATAGTTGTCACAACTCAGTATCTAGTAGCTAATATTAAGATATTTCTTGAATTTCTGTTTCGTTGGCTCGAATTGTTGTGTTAGCCAATTAAGCTCAGTTTCTATTCCCTCACAAACTTTTTGATGATCATATCCATATGGTTTAGGTTGTGTAGAATCACGGTATTGCTTGTTCCAGGATTGAAGCTTCACACCATGCTGATATATTTCTTCGATATATTTTGAGATTTCTGGTTCAAATAAAAAATCTGCTTCAGAAACAGCTTTACGAAATTTTAATAAATCGTCATAACTCGCTCCTGCATCTCGAACAACAATACCCAGAATCTGTCGGACTTCCTCGTATACTTTTAGTCGTCTATCATAAAGATCAAGAAATAGCTTCTGTCGATTTATCTTCCATTGCTGATACGCAATGTATGTTGTAACCACAGCAATTGTTGGTGTCAATAACGCCTTTGAGATTTCGATAAACTGCTCAATACACATACAAACCTAACAAATATCAGATAAATGGTATAAATCTAATCATCCACAACCACCTGCCCCGGAAACAGCACCTCCGTAAACCCGAACTGTCTAAAATCCTTGATCCGCATCGGATACAGAATCCCCTGCAAGTGATCACATTCATGCTGTACCACGCGCGCGTGAAAACCATTGACGTTGCGGTCGATCGCTGAGCCGTATTGATCGAAGCCCTGATAGCGCAGGCTCGTATAGCGTGGTACGACGCCGCGCAGGCCGGGTACGCTGAGGCAACCTTCCCAGCCGTCTTCTTTGTCGTCGGATAATGGCGTCAAATGCGGATTGAGGAGCACGGTAAAGGGCACTTCGTCGGCATCGGGATAACGTTGATTCTTTTCAAACCCAAAAATGACGACTTGCAGACTCATGCCGATTTGGGGCGCCGCCAGGCCCGCGCCATTCAAATGCGCCATGGTATCCTGCATATCCTGGATCAGCGCATGCAGTTCCGGGGTATCGAATCGATCGACAGGTTTAGCCACTTGCAGCAGCAATGGCTCACCCATTTTGAGTACCGGTTTAATGGCCATCGCAGCTCACCACATGTTCCAGAATGTTTCTGACGCCCATCATCGCTTGCTCCAATACCGCATAAATCTCCTTCAACGGAATACCGTTCACGTTAGTGCCGCGTCCTGCGGCATAATTGGCAACCACGGCAATGCTGGCATAATTTAAGTTCAGCTCCCTTGCCAGCGCGGCTTCCGGCATACCGGTCATGCCTACGATATCCGCGCCGTCGCGCTCCAGGCGGTTGATCTCGGCGGCTGTTTCCAGCCGGGGACCTTGCGTCGCGGCATAAACTCCGCCATCGAAAACTGCTTCGTTGGCATTTTTTGCCGCTTGCAACAATAAGGCGCGGGTGTACTGACTATACGGCAATGTCATATCAATATGCGTGACGGGCTGTTCCTTGTCTTCAAAAAAAGTGAAACTGCGTCCATAAGTATA from Nitrosomonas ureae harbors:
- the hemJ gene encoding protoporphyrinogen oxidase HemJ — its product is MLWIKSLHIIFMVTWFAGLFYLPRLFVYHAMCEDQPGRERFKIMERKLYYGIMTPGAVLTVVFGVWLWLGYGFSGSWLYAKLALVLILIIYHYYCGKYVKAFKNNANQHGHVFYRWFNEFPVLVLFAVVILVVVKPDLMIVISGLFE
- a CDS encoding type II toxin-antitoxin system RelE/ParE family toxin — encoded protein: MRTIHFYRSESGACPVEDFLDSLSGEQVQKVTWVLQLIEDLEVIPAQYFKKLVNTDDLWEVRIQAGNNIFRLLGFLEGKQVVILNHAFQKKTQKTPAKEILIAEARKKEYLKRRK
- a CDS encoding S-methyl-5'-thioinosine phosphorylase; the encoded protein is MFAIIGGSGMTQLSCLEISRREIIRTPYGEPSGPLTFGKMKNEDIVFLARHGHGHTIPPHAINYRANLWALHSLQPSHVIAVAAVGGIRADLAPGRLMIPDQVIDYTYGRSFTFFEDKEQPVTHIDMTLPYSQYTRALLLQAAKNANEAVFDGGVYAATQGPRLETAAEINRLERDGADIVGMTGMPEAALARELNLNYASIAVVANYAAGRGTNVNGIPLKEIYAVLEQAMMGVRNILEHVVSCDGH
- a CDS encoding carboxypeptidase M32, whose translation is MDQHYQNLVQKLEEIAHLNGVMSTLGWDQEVMMPAGAGEARAKQMAALAGVIHERMTDSALGDCLNELKEKNSDCLSEVERCNIREALHSYELEIKVPKRLVQELTELGSRGQGVWVMARQENKFSDFAPVLKRFLALKTEWAQCVSPDLRPYDANIDLFERGTTMDMITPLFERLKQTLIPLIEAIQNHPQQPDTSFLQGRFALDKQEALARKISQDIGFNIQQGRIDVSVHPFCGGSHPTDVRITTRYKDSDFIESLYSVIHETGHALYEQGRPYELGDVPAAESLTMGIHESQSLFWERMIAQGKPFCLHYFETIRATFPDNLKSATVDSFYRAINTCKPGFIRVEADEMTYPLHVILRYEIEKGLFDDSIRVDDLPGIWNELMQKYLGITPPTDTLGVLQDSHWSGGAFGYFPSYTLGAIYACQFYNTLKSEQPETETNITTGNFAPIKSWLNEKIHRQGRLYTPQELVQRVTGEALNPEHFIHYLTTKYSEIYQLA
- the def gene encoding peptide deformylase; the protein is MAIKPVLKMGEPLLLQVAKPVDRFDTPELHALIQDMQDTMAHLNGAGLAAPQIGMSLQVVIFGFEKNQRYPDADEVPFTVLLNPHLTPLSDDKEDGWEGCLSVPGLRGVVPRYTSLRYQGFDQYGSAIDRNVNGFHARVVQHECDHLQGILYPMRIKDFRQFGFTEVLFPGQVVVDD
- the pbpG gene encoding D-alanyl-D-alanine endopeptidase; this encodes MKQVFILSCILFFYTGSSLAQKNNPDIKSQAALVFNAQNEYVIYDKNADKVMPIASITKLMTAIVTLDARLSPNEIITIENADVDKLKYTTSRLPVGSKLSRHELLKLSLMSSENRAAAALGRTYPGGTQAFVNAMNIKAKQMGMISSRFVEPTGLSSNNVATARDLAKLVAASNRYTVIREFSTASQHSVSPGNKRGQLQYVNSNSLVRSQNWTIDVSKTGYLNEAGRCLVMHAKISGQPVVIVLLNSWGKNTRIGDANRVKKWIESNPGRKQV
- a CDS encoding helix-turn-helix domain-containing protein — protein: MSDLRKYVSKRKAVDVAFNENYEEGYQAFKIGVLLRQAREASGLTQEQIAEKLNTKKSAISRIENHAEDIKLSTLEKFAAVLGCKIEVSISQDS